One stretch of Variovorax sp. TBS-050B DNA includes these proteins:
- a CDS encoding XRE family transcriptional regulator, giving the protein MNPHTGTPTGTRPKDEPPTLDRTTFGHRLRSARKRFGWTLAQLAERSGVSITTISRAERGQLALGYENFTALGRALEMDMNAMFAGAGVKPAQLDGPVVTRAGKGVVYRGLSIAYEFLGTTAAGKQMSPIVGTVHARRIHGPEDFVRHTGEEFAYVLSGEIEVHFDNGEVVRLGRGDSLYFDSRIGHAYVSVSRQLAKIVGMTTAESGHMKSAREAPAAGTKRRS; this is encoded by the coding sequence GTGAATCCACACACAGGGACCCCGACGGGAACGAGGCCGAAGGACGAGCCGCCCACGCTGGACCGCACCACTTTCGGTCACCGCCTGCGCAGCGCGCGCAAGCGCTTCGGCTGGACGCTGGCGCAGCTGGCGGAGCGTTCGGGCGTCTCGATCACCACCATCTCGCGCGCCGAGCGCGGTCAGCTCGCGCTGGGCTACGAGAACTTCACCGCGCTCGGGCGCGCGCTCGAGATGGACATGAACGCGATGTTCGCGGGCGCCGGCGTGAAGCCCGCCCAGCTCGACGGGCCCGTGGTCACGCGCGCCGGCAAGGGCGTGGTGTACCGCGGCCTCTCGATCGCCTACGAGTTCCTCGGCACCACCGCGGCCGGCAAGCAGATGAGCCCGATCGTCGGCACGGTGCATGCGCGGCGCATCCACGGACCCGAGGACTTCGTGCGCCACACGGGCGAGGAGTTCGCATACGTGCTCTCGGGCGAGATCGAGGTGCACTTCGACAACGGCGAGGTGGTGCGGCTCGGGCGCGGCGATTCCCTGTACTTCGACAGCCGCATCGGCCATGCGTACGTGAGCGTGAGCCGCCAGCTCGCGAAGATCGTGGGCATGACCACGGCCGAGAGCGGGCACATGAAGTCGGCGCGCGAGGCGCCCGCGGCCGGGACGAAGCGCCGGAGCTGA
- a CDS encoding FAD-dependent oxidoreductase: MNSSTPATVAADFLVIGGGIAGASVAYWLAPHARVILLEREAQPGYHATGRSAALFMESYGTPQVRALTMASRAFLAHPPEGFSEHPLLTPRGAMMVGSAAQRAELDAHWEVLRAMNTGAKRLSGAETLAMVPALRADQVDGAVYEPDAADMDVHAIHQGYLRGMRRAGGRLVCDAGVTAIERTGGLWRVTAGGQVYEAPVVLNAAGAWVDTIAQLAGVRPIGIEPRRRSAFIFAPPEGQSVAHWPMVFSADEGWYIKPDAGMLLGSPANADPVDPQDVQPEELDIAIAIHRIEEATTLAIRRPTRTWAGLRSFVADGDLVGGFDPDAPGFFWVAAQGGYGIQTSAAMGEACAALARGLPLPARIADFGLTAEMLGPGRLRAAAAAA; the protein is encoded by the coding sequence ATGAACTCCAGCACACCCGCGACGGTCGCGGCAGACTTCCTCGTGATCGGCGGCGGCATCGCCGGGGCTTCGGTCGCCTACTGGCTCGCGCCGCATGCGCGCGTGATCCTGCTCGAACGCGAAGCGCAGCCGGGCTACCACGCCACCGGCCGCTCGGCCGCGCTCTTCATGGAAAGCTACGGCACGCCGCAGGTGCGCGCCCTCACCATGGCGAGCCGCGCCTTCCTCGCGCATCCGCCCGAAGGCTTCTCCGAGCATCCGCTGCTCACCCCGCGCGGCGCGATGATGGTCGGCAGCGCCGCGCAGCGCGCCGAGCTCGACGCCCACTGGGAGGTGCTGCGCGCGATGAACACCGGCGCGAAGCGCCTGAGCGGCGCGGAAACCCTCGCGATGGTGCCCGCCCTGCGCGCCGATCAGGTCGACGGCGCGGTGTACGAGCCCGATGCCGCCGACATGGACGTGCACGCCATCCACCAGGGCTACCTGCGCGGCATGCGCCGGGCCGGCGGCCGGCTCGTGTGCGATGCGGGCGTGACGGCGATCGAGCGCACCGGCGGCCTGTGGCGCGTGACGGCCGGCGGCCAGGTCTACGAGGCCCCCGTGGTGCTCAACGCCGCGGGCGCATGGGTCGACACGATCGCGCAGCTCGCGGGCGTGCGGCCCATCGGCATCGAGCCGCGCCGCCGCTCGGCCTTCATCTTCGCGCCGCCCGAGGGCCAGAGCGTCGCGCACTGGCCGATGGTCTTCAGCGCCGACGAGGGCTGGTACATCAAGCCCGACGCCGGCATGCTGCTCGGTTCGCCGGCCAATGCCGACCCGGTCGATCCGCAGGACGTGCAGCCCGAAGAGCTGGACATCGCCATCGCGATCCACCGCATCGAGGAAGCCACCACGCTCGCGATCCGCCGCCCCACGCGCACCTGGGCCGGCCTTCGCTCCTTCGTGGCCGATGGCGATCTGGTCGGCGGCTTCGATCCCGATGCGCCGGGCTTCTTCTGGGTCGCGGCGCAGGGCGGCTACGGCATCCAGACCTCCGCCGCCATGGGCGAGGCCTGCGCCGCGCTCGCACGCGGGCTGCCGCTGCCGGCGCGCATCGCGGACTTCGGGCTCACGGCCGAGATGCTCGGCCCGGGCCGGCTGCGCGCCGCCGCCGCGGCCGCCTGA